The proteins below are encoded in one region of Ricinus communis isolate WT05 ecotype wild-type chromosome 6, ASM1957865v1, whole genome shotgun sequence:
- the LOC125370298 gene encoding probable WRKY transcription factor 19, giving the protein MSDSRDMELSSTAFKRMNKLKFLEFYSPYGHQQELHAARKICNISLSKGLSFLPDELRYLYWDKYPLTSLPLNFCPDNLVQLHLIGSHVQQLCNRDQVCFSFNHLIAIFFTNLNTKEYNYLNFECGRVFLTRHSPLQCLENLKVLDLSDSVELIKIPDLSELSKLEVLRLRHCTSLVEIYSSIPYDSNLSHMDLGNCKNLLKISSTFKLKRLNFLSLEGCSGITEFPKVTQGIRHLILNGTSIEQVPSSIGRHTSLTLLSLEGCTRLESLPCSIGELKCLEHLNLRGCSELASLPNNICKLKCLNRLDMNKCSKLMNLPDGIVNLTSLEVLVISMCQLLNGLPENIK; this is encoded by the exons ATGTCCGACAGTAGAGATATGGAACTAAGTTCTACGGCATTTAAGAGGATGAACAAACTTAAATTCCTCGAATTCTACAGTCCTTATGGCCACCAACAAGAACTACATGCTGCCCGTAAAATATGCAATATATCTCTGTCCAAAGGGCTCAGTTTCTTACCAGATGAGCTAAGATATCTGTATTGGGATAAATACCCTTTAACATCTCTGCCCTTGAACTTTTGCCCAGACAATCTTGTTCAGCTTCATTTGATAGGTAGCCATGTTCAACAACTTTGCAACAGAGATCAGGTATGTTTTAGT TTCAACCACTTAAttgctattttttttacaaatttaaacaccaaagaatataattatctCAACTTCGAATGTGGTCGTGTATTCTTAACACGTCATTCACCATTGCAGTGTCTTGAAAATTTGAAAGTTTTGGACCTCAGCGACTCTGTGGAGCTAATCAAAATTCCAGACTTGTCTGAACTCTCAAAACTTGAGGTTTTACGTTTGAGACACTGCACCAGTTTGGTTGAGATTTACTCATCTATTCCATATGACAGCAACCTTTCACATATGGATCTTGGAAATTGCAAAAATCTCTTAAAGATTTCAAGCACCTTTAAGTTGAAAAGACTTAATTTCCTTTCTCTTGAAGGTTGCTCAGGAATCACAGAGTTTCCAAAAGTTACACAGGGTATAAGGCATCTTATTTTAAATGGAACTTCAATAGAACAAGTTCCCTCGTCAATTGGGCGTCACACTTCACTCACTCTTTTGTCATTGGAAGGATGCACAAGGCTGGAAAGTCTTCCGTGTAGTATTGGTGAGTTGAAATGTCTCGAACATCTTAATCTTCGTGGATGCTCGGAACTGGCAAGTCTTCCAAACAATATATGCAAATTGAAGTGTCTGAACCGTCTTGATATGAATAAATGCTCAAAACTAATGAACCTTCCAGATGGCATTGTCAATTTGACGTCTCTTGAAGTCCTTGTTATATCTATGTGTCAACTTCTCAATGGATTACCAGAGAACATCAAgtaa